The sequence GTAACTATTTAAAAAGTTGACCCTTTTCCCTCACTCCGCCACTTTGCAAAATCATTTATTCCGAGGCCAATATTATTGTGGATTAGTTTCAGGGAGCCTTGTCCTTCACATAAGTGACTCTTCGTCAGATGGAATCCAGAAACATTACAGGGGCCAAATTTTAACTCCCTCACAATCCTTCCTCTGAGCCATAGTTAAAATCGGGCCATGTGTGTTAACAGGCTATTTAGAGTAGGAGGCACCATTCCATGCCACACAACCACTTTCTAAGAAGTGTCACTAGATGATGACCACTTGGCTAATTTCAACTCCCAAAACATTTTACAACAAACGGAGAAGGGAATGTTAGATGAAAAATAACAGATATAGTTTTGGCACTCCATAACTTAATTCTTGTTTGATTTGAAAGGGAAGTTGTTTTATATAATTGAATGATATTTGTAACTTTGGGAACTGCACAGCAGGTTAAGGAGTGATGAAATGGTACCCAGAGATGGCTTCCTTAATTGAAACCACACAATAGCAGATTTCTTGTGCACAATATTGTATCGTAATTGCCAAGTATTTTATAAACTAAAAAATTATTACTATTGAAATGCTATAAATCCCTTAAAGGGGAGTCACAGTACGGCAGTTTTCCACCCAAAACATAATATTCTCTGCGCTATTAAATAAAACGTTTAAACAATCATGATCAACTTTCTCATGTCTTGTCCTCTCGCTGTTCCACTTTTCAGATTTCTCCATTGTGGCTTGTTTCCTCTCCATTGCCTGGGCtcatctggactttcaaaagtccCTGCGCAGATCTCTTCGTAACAAAATGCGTCTTGGATTTATGTCTGCGGTGTCTTATTTTGTGTTTAACCTGCTGTTCATCTGTCCTAGGATTTTCAGCATAGCCTTGTTTGCATCCATATTCAAATTCTATGTACTCTTGCACTTTGCTCTTATTTGGCTATCCATGTTTATTTGGGCATGGCGACAAGGTACAGACTTCATGAACAGCTACCCTGAAGAGGTCTTCTACAGGGGTACAGTGGCAGTCATCTTGTATTTCACCTGGCTTAATATTGCGGAAGGAAAAACAAGCATCAGACAGATTATCTATCACTCATTCATGGCAGTGGATTGCGGGATTTTAGTTGGATTTTGGTGGCTCTATAAAGATCCAGTTTTAACTACCTCCTACATGCTCCCACTCGTTATTGCTATATCATCATCATATCTTCTTGGCTTGATTGTAAAGTGCATGTATTACAAGTATCTTCATCCTACTGTCACAACAGAATACTCGCTAACTGACGAAACAGACAGTCTACAAGAGGATGGGTTCCGATCAACTTGCGAGAGCAGACCTTTGATAAATGAGAGAATGAAAATCCTCGCCAATTCTTTTTGCTCTCCGAAACCCGAGGGAAACAAACTCCACTCAAATATTGTTGAAACTCAAATCTAAATCTCAATATCCTGCTGAATGTCAACTTATGCAATGCTTTTTTTCTCTGCTATGAAACTATTTGCTGTATTTATTTCAGGTCAAAATGCCCAGGTGGATATTGATCAGTTGGAATGTGTGCATCAGGAGTACTTTCTTCTTCAATTACTTTTGTTCCGACGTTCTCGTCTCCTGTCATTGTCAGGTGACAAAATGAGCGACAACAAACTTATTTGCTTAAGATCAGCATCAATGAATGGAGATGCCAATCCTGAGTATTAAGGGAACCTCCTCCGATGATCGCCCATAGAAATTACAATACCGAAATTGGGCCAAACCGCATAAGCAATAATTCTAACCCCATAGTCTTGTCCCAATTTCCATCTCTCTTTACTTTCTTTTCATTTAACTATCTATCCCATTCTTAAATGTTGACACGAGCTCTGCTTCAACCACTAATTCTGGTTCTACTTTTCTTTAAAAAGATATTTATGAACCTTCGGACCACAAATTTCTTACACCCTTTGTCCAAAGTCTCTTACATTTAATCCTAAATCTGTGTCCCCGCATTCACTTTTTaatcaaaatgtattttattacaaacatgtataaaAAAGAACAGTAACATACACAAAAACACCTCCAATAAcctacagtttgtacaattttcccCATTTtataccctccctcccctctccccttttcCCGCGATGAACAATTCCCCAAACTTGGTCATGAACAGCCCCCACCGTGCCTCAAAGCCCTCTTTCGACACCTTCAACTCAAATATGATGTTTTCCAACCGGAAAAGATCTTTTCCAACCGTCATtcaggtctgtcccccccccagccaggccgccatacCCAGTAGCGTATCCACCCTCTAATTCGACAAGATGCTCCGCCAGGCaattagagaggtgaaggccacaacatcattccccccgcccctccatcagctccggcatatctgataccccaaagatcgccaccattgggtccgaccTGAACTCCACCACTACAATTTTGGACAATGTCCCAAACACCGCTTCTCAGTACCGTTCCTACTTCTCACAGCccaagaacatgtgcacatgattcgctggctcCTACGCGCACTGCTCACACTCGTCAGCCACCTCAtgaaaaaacccactcatccttgcctgagtgatatgcaccctgtgcacgaccttgaactgaatcaagctcatccacacgcaggaggaggttgagttcaccctGCCCATTGCCTCATACCACAGACCCCAATCTAtttccccccccaactcctcctccaatttGCACTTGATCCTCATCacttgctcctccccctccccaatctacCCATATATATCCCTAATCCTACCCTCTCCCGACTCGTCCAAAAGCAGTaattgctccagcagggtgtagctCGGCAAACTGGGAAACGCCCAGTTGATACTCTTAGTTGATAAAAAAAACGTATCACCTAGCTCTCCATGTACGTCCCTGTCACCATGGCCTTCAAGCTGAATGCCATACAGGACTCCTGCTCCATCCTAACCCAAtctaccccaccaccaccatcaccactcctCCACGTTTGCTGTCCAATAATAATGTAGCAAGTTGAGGAGTGCCAatccccctttctgcctctgtttCTGTAGCAGGGCCGTCTTTATCTCAGCACCTTCCCGCCCATGTAAACTCTGAAATCACCATCTCCAATTTCcgaaagaaagccttcgggagaATGATCGGGAGGGcctggaaaacaaacaggaaccttggtagCACATTAATTTTCACGACTTGCACCCTCCCTGCCTGCATCAGGTGCATTGTGTTCCATCTCTTGAAGTTCACCCCTAATCTCCACCAACGTTGTCAAATTCCACATGTGCATCGTAGCCCATTCCCTCGtcacctggatccccaaatacctaaacccttcCCTAGTCACCTTAAATGGCAGCAGCCCAAAGTtgacccccagccccgccacaTTTGCAGGGAACACCTTGCTCTTTCCAATGCTCAGCTTATACCCCATGACCCagcccatactctccaacgggtcAAACACCAACAATAACAGATCGTCCACGTACAGCGACACCCGatagtctctactccccttcacaaacccctgccactccactgaccccttagccatcgccaagggctcaatGCCAGCACAAACAACAACAGTTGTTTCCTCTGTCTCGTACCTCTGTGCCCGGGCGACTAAAAATTAGCATAGTGCAGTCAGCTCTGAGTTCATTGAAAACAGAAAGGATTTCACAACATCCTTATGTCATGGTGCTCCAAGAGATGCACGTTATTTACAGGTACTAATGCAGAGCTGGTACTGTACAATCAGTTCCAAAATTAGGCAGTTAAAATAGATTACATTAAGTAAGACACGTTGGGATGGATCAGAGTGAAAACCTGAGTGGGAAAGTACAAGGCACAATCCTGATTTGTGTCGGCTCACTTCGCAGTCAGGATACCATGAGCTGCACAATAATTAGCTGCAGTACTTTGGGCTCGGACAGGGAAAATTGATTGTTGGGGGTTCTGTCCACCGATTGCTACAGTCCACTGCCAGGTGAATGTGGTCCAAGGGGGTGGAAATCATCTGGGTTACGCTATGATGCCGTCCATAATCTGTTAGCCTACCAGTATTCGTGATCAAGACTCATAAGAGTAACAACTGCTTGAATAAGGTAGCATGCCACTGTAAATAAATTGAGTTGGTGAAATTGAGATTTCAAAATGCATATTGTTTTTAGTGTATCCAAATTGGAGAATGTAACCAAAGTTTTGCAAagactgaaacgaaagagaaaatgctggaaaatctcagcaggtctggcagcatctgtagggagagaaaagagctaatgtttcgagtccgatgactctttgtcaaagctgaacaaGTTAGTAGCCAGTTTACATATGACAAGTGAAATATCAAGAGGACTATCTTCACAGATTATGTGCAAATATAGTGGTAAATGGtgaggatgggcagcacggtagcattgtgggtagcacaattgcctcacagctccaggatcccaggttcgattccggcttgggtcactgtctgtgcggaatctgcacatcctccccgtgtgtgtgtgggtttcctccgggtgctccggcttcttcccacagttcaaagatgtgcaggttaggtggattggccttgataaattgcccttagtgtccaaaaggggttggtttagctcactcggctaaatcgctggcttttaaagcaggccagcagcacggttcgattcccataccagcctccccggacaggcgccggaatatggcgactaggggcttttcacagtagcttcattgatgcctacttgtgacaataagcgatttacattttacatttaaattgcccttagtgttgggtggggttactgggttatggggatagggtgggggtgtgggcttgggtagggtgctctttccaagagccggtgcagactcgatgggccgaatggcctccttctgcactataaattctatgattttgtgcATGGTCTggtatttctaaaaaaaaattgcgTTTATGATTTTGCTTAGTACCACAATGCAGAAAACCTCTCTCCCACCAAGGTCAGTGAATCCATTTAGAGTCACGTGCATTCAGATAAGCGGCAACCAATGTAAATGCCATTGAAAGAACAAATACTAGAATTGAAATGTTCCAGAGTGAAAATTCTTTAAATTAATGGAGGATCTCACTGCTTTACTATGGGGAAAAATATGTAGTAATATTAACTCGATCACAGAAACGTGATTCTGATTTAATTTGTCTGAATTGCTGATAACTTGAGATTCATCAATCAAGTG comes from Scyliorhinus canicula chromosome 1, sScyCan1.1, whole genome shotgun sequence and encodes:
- the LOC119965684 gene encoding XK-related protein 8-like, producing the protein MPLDDELHFSVLDLIFIWLGLVTFLFDLGTDVWVLAYFFLAGDYFWGGTVLFLIIFCSVVVQLFSWFWLAGDREQLRDRSHPELSPALKCEVGDRVLRLLHGLQLGFLVRYATALELGYRAYKEGNTVVLQYTIYLVSDISMLRLFEIIFESAPQLILMLYIIQLRNQMELHQYFSIVACFLSIAWAHLDFQKSLRRSLRNKMRLGFMSAVSYFVFNLLFICPRIFSIALFASIFKFYVLLHFALIWLSMFIWAWRQGTDFMNSYPEEVFYRGTVAVILYFTWLNIAEGKTSIRQIIYHSFMAVDCGILVGFWWLYKDPVLTTSYMLPLVIAISSSYLLGLIVKCMYYKYLHPTVTTEYSLTDETDSLQEDGFRSTCESRPLINERMKILANSFCSPKPEGNKLHSNIVETQI